A single genomic interval of Antarcticibacterium arcticum harbors:
- a CDS encoding YihY/virulence factor BrkB family protein: MKKIRTFFALLKKTFTSWNTNDPWAESAIIAYYTIFSLPSLLIIVVSIAGSFFGREAVQGRLNEQIEDFIGADAAEAVEKMVTSAAITDNSTWAIIFGIAMLLFGATGVFFRLKISMNKIWNVAAKKETFMRMIMDRLISFGMILAIGFLMLLALIVSALVKILGEYIEDIAPVITAVGLNILNYILSFIFITALFGAIFKLLPDIKIKLKITLYGAALTTVLFLIGEFLMGFYFGQSNPGSVYGSASSIILILLWVNYTCLIMFFGAEFTVQYALHKNERIRPNRFSEPAIFKELEKLERKNVKLDEDHKLLARLRANIDIEKERAECVTDD, encoded by the coding sequence ATGAAGAAAATAAGGACCTTTTTTGCTTTGCTGAAAAAAACTTTTACGAGTTGGAACACCAATGACCCTTGGGCAGAAAGTGCAATTATCGCCTATTACACCATATTTTCTCTTCCCTCTCTCTTAATAATTGTAGTATCTATTGCCGGCTCCTTTTTTGGAAGGGAAGCAGTGCAGGGAAGATTGAATGAACAAATAGAAGATTTTATTGGGGCCGATGCCGCTGAAGCAGTTGAAAAAATGGTAACCAGCGCCGCCATTACCGATAATTCTACCTGGGCCATAATATTTGGAATTGCAATGTTGTTATTTGGAGCTACCGGGGTGTTCTTCCGGCTTAAAATTTCTATGAATAAAATATGGAATGTTGCTGCAAAAAAGGAAACTTTCATGCGGATGATAATGGACCGACTGATATCTTTTGGGATGATACTGGCCATTGGGTTTTTGATGTTACTGGCTTTGATCGTTTCCGCGTTGGTAAAGATCCTGGGAGAATATATAGAAGATATTGCCCCGGTAATTACAGCAGTAGGCCTTAATATTCTTAATTACATCCTCTCTTTTATATTTATTACTGCATTGTTTGGTGCTATATTTAAATTACTGCCGGATATAAAAATTAAATTAAAAATAACCTTATATGGAGCCGCTTTAACTACAGTTTTATTCCTGATAGGAGAATTCCTAATGGGGTTTTATTTTGGTCAAAGCAATCCGGGATCTGTATATGGAAGCGCTTCCTCCATTATCCTTATCCTGCTATGGGTGAATTATACCTGTTTAATAATGTTTTTTGGCGCTGAATTTACCGTACAGTATGCCCTTCATAAAAACGAACGTATACGCCCCAATAGATTTAGTGAGCCTGCAATTTTTAAAGAGCTTGAAAAACTCGAAAGAAAAAATGTAAAACTCGATGAAGATCATAAATTGCTGGCCAGGCTAAGAGCAAATATTGATATAGAGAAGGAAAGGGCCGAGTGTGTAACAGACGATTAA
- a CDS encoding DinB family protein: MKPEQLLIGDYPAYYQTYIDQLPQLELLTLLRSQREEMVNFLTNLDPVDLMWSYEAGKWTVAQVLPHMLDTERIFQYRALRIARKDKTPLAGFDQDAYVPASGANDRNLEDLIKEYNAIRESGICMFESFTKEMYKEKGISSGGDLSAAAAGFIIAGHEKHHLSLFKNKYNL, translated from the coding sequence ATGAAACCAGAACAACTTCTTATTGGAGATTACCCCGCGTATTATCAAACCTATATTGATCAACTCCCACAACTGGAGCTTTTAACATTACTGCGCTCCCAACGCGAGGAAATGGTAAATTTTCTTACCAATCTGGACCCGGTAGACCTTATGTGGAGTTATGAAGCCGGGAAATGGACGGTTGCCCAGGTATTGCCGCACATGTTGGATACTGAACGTATTTTCCAGTACCGTGCCTTGCGAATTGCCAGAAAAGATAAGACTCCTTTAGCAGGATTTGACCAGGACGCTTATGTGCCGGCTTCCGGTGCTAATGATCGTAATCTCGAAGACCTTATAAAGGAATATAACGCCATAAGGGAATCGGGTATTTGCATGTTTGAGAGTTTTACAAAGGAAATGTATAAGGAAAAAGGAATTTCCAGTGGAGGTGATCTAAGTGCTGCAGCGGCAGGATTTATAATTGCCGGCCATGAAAAACATCATCTCTCCCTGTTTAAAAACAAATATAATTTATGA
- a CDS encoding Lrp/AsnC family transcriptional regulator: MAKYKLDETDHQILDMLIENTRTPFTDIAKKLNISAGTVHVRVKKMEEAQIILGSSLTLNYEKLGYAFIAYVGIFLKNTSQTKFVLERINDIPFVTVAHVTTGKFNVFCKIRARDTQHAKEIIFQLDDIEGVYRTETMISLEESLNDKKRLMHSIFKSLQ; the protein is encoded by the coding sequence ATGGCAAAGTATAAATTAGACGAAACAGATCATCAGATCCTTGATATGCTCATTGAGAATACACGAACTCCCTTTACAGATATAGCAAAGAAATTAAATATTTCTGCCGGGACAGTTCATGTAAGGGTGAAGAAAATGGAAGAAGCGCAAATCATATTAGGTTCATCTTTAACTCTTAATTACGAAAAGCTTGGATATGCTTTTATTGCATACGTTGGGATTTTCCTGAAAAATACCTCACAAACAAAATTTGTACTGGAGCGAATCAACGATATACCCTTTGTTACAGTTGCCCACGTAACTACAGGAAAATTCAATGTTTTTTGCAAGATACGCGCCCGTGATACCCAACATGCCAAGGAGATCATTTTTCAGTTAGATGATATTGAAGGGGTATACAGGACAGAGACTATGATCTCGCTGGAAGAAAGCCTTAATGATAAAAAGCGCCTGATGCATTCTATTTTTAAAAGCCTGCAGTAA
- a CDS encoding M14 family zinc carboxypeptidase: MEKLQLEYQNLLDRYLLFKETDLSGRYLPYRFIKKPISKAGKFFRVQKIGSSALGEVIESITIGNGKIKILAWSQMHGNESTTTKAVFDLVNAFKLFPEDPFLLNLKEHITLRIIPMLNPDGAGVYTRENANKIDLNRDALNRNAKESIILRDEFERFQPDFCFNLHDQRTIFSAGESAVPATVSFLTPAMDDSRAVTPSREISMKVIANIAGDLQHYIPGQIGRYDDAYNANCTGDTFQTSNIPTLLFEAGHYPGDYQRERSREFIVAALFSGLKSIASGSYKAYSNEAYFNIPENYKLFYDVILRKARLGEEVVDVAIQFRESLENDKIIFVPYIDKIAASLSFYGHKEINCSEKELKTLGSQKLSENDIVDKLLLNNEVLVIN; the protein is encoded by the coding sequence ATGGAGAAATTACAATTGGAATACCAAAACCTTTTAGACAGGTACCTTTTATTTAAAGAGACAGATTTATCGGGAAGATATCTTCCTTACAGGTTTATAAAAAAACCCATTTCAAAAGCAGGGAAATTTTTCCGGGTTCAAAAAATAGGTTCTTCTGCTTTAGGAGAAGTTATTGAGTCTATAACCATTGGAAACGGAAAAATAAAAATTCTGGCCTGGTCTCAAATGCATGGAAATGAATCTACCACTACCAAAGCAGTTTTTGATCTTGTAAATGCTTTTAAACTATTTCCTGAAGACCCATTTCTTTTAAATCTGAAAGAACATATCACACTAAGGATAATTCCAATGCTGAATCCTGATGGAGCCGGGGTGTATACAAGAGAGAATGCAAATAAAATAGATCTTAACCGCGACGCATTGAACAGGAATGCAAAGGAAAGCATAATCCTACGGGATGAATTTGAAAGATTTCAACCAGACTTTTGCTTTAACCTCCATGATCAGCGCACTATATTTAGTGCCGGGGAGTCTGCTGTTCCTGCTACGGTTTCCTTTCTTACCCCGGCTATGGATGACTCACGGGCTGTTACCCCATCCCGGGAAATTTCCATGAAGGTAATTGCAAATATAGCGGGAGATCTCCAGCATTATATTCCGGGACAGATAGGAAGATATGATGATGCCTATAATGCCAATTGCACCGGGGATACTTTTCAAACTTCAAATATCCCTACCTTACTGTTTGAAGCCGGGCATTATCCCGGGGATTATCAAAGGGAGCGAAGCCGGGAATTTATTGTGGCAGCTCTATTTTCAGGATTGAAATCTATTGCTTCCGGTTCATATAAGGCTTATAGTAATGAGGCCTATTTTAATATACCCGAGAATTATAAACTATTTTATGATGTGATACTGCGTAAGGCCAGGTTAGGAGAAGAGGTAGTCGATGTAGCCATCCAGTTCAGGGAAAGTCTGGAAAATGATAAAATAATTTTTGTACCCTATATTGATAAAATTGCCGCTTCCTTATCATTTTACGGCCATAAGGAAATAAATTGTTCAGAAAAAGAATTGAAAACTTTGGGATCCCAAAAGCTTAGCGAAAACGATATAGTTGATAAACTGCTACTTAATAATGAAGTTTTAGTTATAAATTAA
- a CDS encoding helix-turn-helix domain-containing protein: MVNSEHFSKRLEKILDYYDISAATFAEAIDVGRSSISHILSGRNKPSLDFVMKVVQTYPEVELYWLLNGKGNFPSSSPSSEKVQASPASSPSSANPAPLSLNNVNPGNSPKDIADLRTNSGKKIRKIVFFYEDGSFEAFEN, translated from the coding sequence ATGGTAAACAGCGAACATTTCTCTAAAAGACTGGAAAAAATCCTTGATTATTATGATATTTCGGCCGCCACCTTTGCTGAAGCTATAGATGTGGGACGGTCATCGATCTCTCATATTCTATCTGGAAGAAATAAGCCAAGTCTCGATTTTGTGATGAAAGTGGTGCAAACTTACCCCGAGGTGGAATTGTATTGGCTGCTCAATGGTAAAGGAAACTTTCCCTCTTCTTCACCTTCTTCTGAAAAAGTGCAAGCTTCCCCTGCTTCTTCTCCCTCTTCTGCCAATCCTGCTCCATTGTCTTTAAATAATGTAAATCCGGGCAATTCTCCCAAAGACATAGCAGATCTGCGAACCAACTCAGGAAAAAAGATCAGGAAAATTGTATTCTTTTATGAGGATGGTAGCTTTGAAGCCTTTGAGAATTGA